The stretch of DNA ATGGCAGATGGGGACTTTTAATCATTGCCAAGCAGAAATGAGTGTCTTAAGTACTAAATACTCTGCTCCCACAGATAGTAGACAACCATAGAGGAATTTAGTATGATACATCGTTGCATTCAGGCTAGAACCTTGTTCCCTTCTGAATCTGGAGGTGAAGAATGCAAAAACAGCAGAAGTGCACTTAAGATGATGGAAGGGATGCAAACAGTGCTTCACCAaaggacagcagcagaaagaacGTTTGAATCTCTAAGTGTCTGTATAGAATGCCACAGCAAACTCAGTGGTGACTTTAAAAGAATACCAGAAATGAGTTGACTGTTGCACTGACCCTTTAACCAcaagataagattttttttttcagatggtGTGTAAGAATAGGTTTGAGCCAAAATGCATACTCCTCGACCAGTATCGtaatttcccccttttccccaaCCACGTGTAAAAGAAACTTCAGAATCTGCCACGTAAACGTTACCCATTGATGAACCACTGAAAATTTTTCCAGGACCACACTTTAACAAAGATGCTTTCGAGGGATTCCCTTGATTAGCCAAAAAACGAAGGGCTCTTATCTAACACTATCTCATCTAAATATACACAGCCTATGATGAcgaaataaaaaaatttcaagaCCAGGTATAAATACCACTGACAGGCTGATGAAGTTCAGTCGTCTACTTGCTTCTAATAGAAGATACAACTATTAGAAGTTGAAGCTCTCTGCTCTTAGACCTGTTCTCACAGAACTTACCTGAGCAGTTTAACTGAACCATCACCAAGAAAATGGTTTTCCAAACCTACAGCTTGTTTGTTCTGTCTGTTATCATGATTTCTTTTGGACATGTTGAAAATAGATTGAATCTTCTTCAGCTTCAAAATGATATAGACAAACTGAAAGCTGATTTTGTAAGTATGGTCTTCTACtgcatttctcttctctgctgcttgtgctttacattttactttttcaagTCCAAACTTGAGCACTACTTGGCATATTCAATATGTACCAATAGAGGGAAATAATGGAACTAAATTTTTGAtcatgcttttttaaaaacaagaatatgggtaatttcttttgttttcctaagTTCTTTCAGTAACCTGATTCAATTTTTCAATAGCCATAGTTACTGTAgtaatttgcatttattttaggGATGTTCTTTCTTTCACAATAACTTCTTTTAGCTCAATCCAGCTTTAATTACATggaatattattaatattaattaatattaatgcaATTTATGGTGAATATATGAATTCTTATTCAGTTCTGACTAGATGCAATTTACtgactttttaaatttcatgttaGCAATGTTAATGGGAGATTTAGTACTAGTTAGCAATATAAACAAATTGGAGATGAGTTTTTAACAGTTTGCTTTAGCAAATGCATTTGCTACTTATTTTAAGTTGTAGTGGTGTGTTGCTCGAAGATGATTTGTACTTCTTATTCTTTTGAATCCTGCAGTCATTTTACTTCCACATGTGTGACTATGATCTGGCATGGGAATATAATCTGGCATGATAGTCTTTCTTGTCAAATATAATTTTGGTAACTTGGTAACTGTAACGTTAATTCATCAATCTTCATCTGGGAGGCATTAAAGTAGTACACAGCTGAATCCAGCAGGGATTAGTCACAGAGAAGGCAGATCTACAATAGAGTAACTTTTAATTAACAGCTTTTAGTTTCAATATctttttgctggtgtttttttttttttccctctaaacaCATGAAAACAGCTGCAACAGTCTGCTCCTATTTTCAGCTCTgatttttccattgttttgtCATAATTTTGTGCAAATGACAGCTGAAATTCAGCAGTCAGAGAACCACCCTGAAGTGGTAAAGACCAGTGTGATCCTTTAGTGTTTGCAGGATGCTGACTGTAAAATTTgcattatattttaaatttgtgaTTAGCATAGACCAGAGGGAGTTTTACTAGAATATATATATCTCTGTGGAAGAGATCCTGAGCCATGGTGTGCTTTTTTGCACTGACATTAAAACTTTGCTCCATAACAGGTGCTCCCCATCtttcagaaatagaaaaaatcaATTTAGTAGTGTGCTTAGCATGAGGAGCCAATCAGCCTAGGAGGTTGCTGTCAGACTGCAAGTCTTCTTCTTTGCACTCACTGTATTTAAATTACTGAGCAGACAAGAGAAGGAAACAGTCAGTGTTGtatacaaaaaggaaaaaaaagacacacaGAAGAGGAAATGATTCAGTTTGTCTTTCCTTGGTAGGAgagttttgttgctttttgtttcCAAGAACCAGTTGCCAACATCTGATGGTTAAACTCCATCCCTGTAAACCTCTCAGCAGCCTGCTAATCTTGCATAGCCCCATACCTGACTGTGGGCTACTGGGATATTCTCCAGTTCTGCAAATCATTCAGATGAACTccagttcattcttgttccatATGAGATTTTACTGAGACTGTATGAATTCAGGGTCACAGATTACAAACCGCTGGACTTTGATTTACCAGAAAACATGCTAAGATCAGACGTAATGATTTTCTAGCCAGTTGCTGGGTTTatgagcttttattttcatctgtCAATAGCAAAACTTACAGGGAACATTTGGGAAAATAGATGTGCTAAACATCTCTCTTCAGATGAATTACAGCAGGAGAAGACATTGAAAAGAGGACTAATACCATTTCTGATACCAGGCATCTGAGTAATGAGACTTGGTTGTTAGAGGAGTGAAAGCATTGGGATAGATAAAGGCCAGATGTAGAAAAATCTGATATTTTGATACTCATTTGAATAAAGAGTACAAATTTGCCTTGTGATAAATATTGTTTGTGTAATAgatatgtttgggtttttttgcagaacTCAAGTCATTCTGATGTAGCTGATGGTGGACCTATTTTTACGGAGAGGCTGTCAGGCTGGACAGAGGTGAGTCAAAACGAGATATGATGAAGCATCTCAGGtgctttttttggtaaaaaagcAGCTCCCAGAACCAGTGTAATTAGCTGCAGTAGAACAAACACGAGCAGAGTTCTCTTTGGTAGCTTGGAAATGAGACAAAATTCCCcacaaaaaaaagctttattctGCACCATCCACTGACCCTGAGGTACAGCCAAGCCTGGGAGATGagttgaaacattttttttatcatcttgTTTCAAGCGGCAGAGAACCCCTGTATGCTGTGTTTTatcttccctcctttccctgctgatGGGCACTTACAGACCTTTCTTTTTGATCATATTTTTcaacagagaaatgaaaaaaggatCATCCTGAGTCAGATTATTTCCATGTACTTGAAAATGCTTGAAAACACCGACAGGTCAAAGGCTCATGTCAGGAACATATCTGAGGAGCTCTATACTCTGAAAGAAAGCCTTTCTGATGGCTCAAAGAAGATAGAAGATCTCAAGGACCTGACAAAACTTCAGGTAAGGCTCTTCCTTTGCCCTGTGACATTATATTTTCCAGTTGTGATATGAGTGTGATTCAGGCCAATAATGCTTCAATAACCTGTATGGTAATCCCTGTCTAGCTCAGTTCATGCTGGAAAAACAAATACTTCCAGCTGCAGGGTCTGCTGCAGGTCTActgtgtgggatagtgctgAGTCTTGCTGCAATCTGGCACAGAGGTGCTGGCAGCACTGTCACACGGtctgtgctccagagctgctACTGACACAGCCCTTTGTGGCACAGAAACTGGATGGGAAAGCTGTGCCTGGCTGTGGAATGCTCTGTGGCTGGAATGCCCTTGGCTCATGGTGCTTGTGCCAATGGCACACAGCAGTGACCTCCTCACAGGTCTGCAGACAATACCCCAGCGCAGTCAGCTGCTTTTAACTACAGGGTAGCTCTGCTCCACAGGGTATGGCTGGTCTGTGGCAGGTTGCAAAGTAGCACAGAAAGTGGAAACCAAAATTCTGTGATGCTGGTAGGCTCTTTGTTGTGGTAATTAGGTAGTAGTGAATTGAGAATTGcagattttcttcagttttaccCTGGTAGCAGGGTAGCCTTCGTGTTGTGGTCAGTAAACAATTATAGCTCTTGGCATGACTTTTGttccctttgtttcttcttATTACAGATGAATGACTTGAAAATTCAGCGCAAGGCTGTGAATGAGCTGTTCAGTGTCTTACAAAAACTGGGGGATACCTCAAGTtctcacaaaagaaaaagaagacaatTTCAGAGGCTGTGCAAATGCTAATGCCATCTTGTGATCTTCTATACTGAGCTACTGTGCAAGTCTTGTTGgaacatgaatttttttttatttcaatatttctaTTGAtgtttttatacatttatttattaatatttaagtGTCTTAAGCAATTATTTATAAACAAATACTAACAAAAGTATTTATACTCCATAATATTATATAAGAAATTCCTTTGTCTTAAAATCCTGTCTATTTGTTATATGTTTGTTGACCTGAAAATACAGAATGAGGCAGTGTTTACTCAGTTTCCATATGGAAATCTTGAAATGACATGATAATGGTACCCAGCTTTCCATCTGGTGCTGTCTTGAGACAGGGATGTTATGAGATTAGTCTCATCTATTTGGCATGGAGACACAAGCAACAGTATGGGGAAGTTCCTCtattcaggaaaacaaatttatgTCTGCTTACTACTAAACATATCTAAATCCAAATCAAGCAAGTAGACATGCTTAAGGATAAGCAGATGTTGAAGCAAATTCCTGAACTAGAGGACTGATGATTAATTGCtggttattattattattattattattattattactattattattgttattatgcACTGAAGTTATGAGGAGGGCAGTCCACTTAATATCTCAAGAGAATGTGACTAACTGTATTGCACTGACTTAAactctcagatttaaaaaaaattctgttgttttttttttggtatgaaTCATTCAAATGTGTCTgttgtgattttatttatttggaggTTATAGTATGGAAGTTCTTTGTCTCAAAGACTATATTTTTGTACTGGAATATTATTAAAGAACTTTGGATTTTTCAACAGAGattctttgaaattttaatattaaataaataaataaataaaatttttaagtgTGTTTTCATGTTTATTCACCATTATCTATGTGAAAAGTAAAACGCTAATTTTGTTCTACATTTTCACAAAGGATGGTCCTGCCCAGACatataaattgtattttgtttCCTCCTATGTGTCAAAGACTTAGGAAAGCctttgatatatttttaaagaaatatggCAGAAGAATCAAAAATTCT from Poecile atricapillus isolate bPoeAtr1 chromosome Z, bPoeAtr1.hap1, whole genome shotgun sequence encodes:
- the LOC131572999 gene encoding interferon gamma-like, which gives rise to MVFQTYSLFVLSVIMISFGHVENRLNLLQLQNDIDKLKADFNSSHSDVADGGPIFTERLSGWTERNEKRIILSQIISMYLKMLENTDRSKAHVRNISEELYTLKESLSDGSKKIEDLKDLTKLQMNDLKIQRKAVNELFSVLQKLGDTSSSHKRKRRQFQRLCKC